AGTTGGCTTGTCTTCAGTAAGTGCCCATTTGAAACGGATCAGGCTGTTCATGTGGCTATCTGAACAATGGTTTACCAATTGCCTTACCGTCCAGCCACCTTCTCTGTAAGGAGTATCTAATTGCTCGTCAGAGAGTGATGCTGTTTCCTTTCTAATTCTAGCCGGAAAAGATTCAATATCTGCGATGTGTTCGGCAAGAAGTTCATTTGTAAGCTCTCTAGGCCACTTAAACTTTCCGATTGGGTATCTTAATTTATCTTCTGGCATGATGTATAAAATGTTATTTAAATACTATCTAATTGCTTACTAAAGCAATTAAATATTAATAAATAAAATTAGGTATATTTTTTTGTATTTTTTTAACTAAAAAATGTGAAAATTTAAATGTAGTAAGTATAATTACATCATTAAATTATTAACAACAAATACATGTTATCCATGATCAAATTAATGTACTACCAGCTTTTTTTTTCAACTTATTA
The window above is part of the Chondrinema litorale genome. Proteins encoded here:
- a CDS encoding YfiT family bacillithiol transferase, which gives rise to MPEDKLRYPIGKFKWPRELTNELLAEHIADIESFPARIRKETASLSDEQLDTPYREGGWTVRQLVNHCSDSHMNSLIRFKWALTEDKPTIKAYYEDRWAELADSKIPIEPALSLMDGLHDRWVVLLKSLTDEDLNKKYIHPEHGKEIRLDNTIAMYAWHCNHHLAHITELKKREGWL